From a region of the Solanum stenotomum isolate F172 chromosome 2, ASM1918654v1, whole genome shotgun sequence genome:
- the LOC125855274 gene encoding putative GEM-like protein 8, whose amino-acid sequence MLHGMLLKQQPNLNISHIPSQYSNTPPQIRMTMKNLLRGNLVGIPMSSAVCSLERQPKRLLALAACEDHIVPYGTSKNLSQIKQRKYVIGKMNKLGERVDCLVQSIREHVSLSPKLTETLKGKLSLGAKILQVGGLEKIFRQKFSVRDDEKLLKVCQCYLSTTAGPIAGLLFISTDKIAFCSERSIKLLSPTEKLLRIYYKVSIPISKIMKAKESKNMQKPSQKFIQLITEDDFEFWFMGFLNHQKTLRYLQQAISSSSKL is encoded by the exons ATGCTACATGGAATGCTTTTAAAACAACAACCAAACTTAAATATTTCTCACATACCTTCACAATACAGTAATACTCCACCTCAAATCAGAATGACAATGAAGAACTTACTCCGTGGAAATTTGGTGGGTATTCCCATGAGTTCAGCAGTATGTTCACTTGAAAGGCAGCCGAAAAGACTACTTGCCCTAGCTGCTTGCGAAGACCATATCGTTCCATATGGAACTTCAAAGAACTTGTCTCAAATAAAGCAAA GAAAATATGTCATTGGTAAGATGAACAAATTGGGAGAAAGGGTGGATTGTCTTGTACAAAGCATCCGTGAGCATG TGAGCCTAAGCCCGAAACTAACAGAAACTTTAAAGGGAAAATTGAGCCTTGGAGCAAAAATTCTTCAAGTAGGAGGGTTGGAGAAAATATTCAGGCAGAAGTTCAGTGTTAGAGATGATGAAAAGCTATTGAAAGTTTGTCAATGCTATTTATCAACTACAGCTGGTCCAATAGCAGGCCTTCTCTTCATCTCTACCGATAAGATTGCTTTCTGCAGTGAGAGATCAATAAAGCTCTTATCTCCAACTGAAAAGTTGCTTAGAATCTACTATAAG GTATCAATCCCAATAAGTAAGATAATGAAAGCAAAAGAGAGCAAAAATATGCAAAAGCCATCACAGAAGTTTATACAACTAATTACAGAGGATGATTTTGAGTTCTGGTTTATGGGATTCCTCAATCATCAAAAGACACTGAGATATCTGCAGCAGGCAATCTCCAGCTCAAGCAAGTTGTGA